In Paenibacillus hexagrammi, the following are encoded in one genomic region:
- a CDS encoding sugar ABC transporter ATP-binding protein, giving the protein MAEQKPRLEMKGISKSFPGVRALSNVDFRLFAGEVHALMGENGAGKSTLIKTLTGVHPIDSGDVFLDSKKIYVGSPLDAQDQGISTVYQEVNLCTNLSVAENIFIGREPRKFGRIQWKEMQRRAKELLEGLHVSIDVTKSLSVYSVALQQMVAIARALNVSAKVLILDEPTSSLDTREVNELFKVMRKLKADGLAILFVTHFMDQVYEISDRITVLRNGELVGEYMTEELPRIQLISKMIGKEWDALEDGPKSQTKEVGQKALKPILEAKGVGRKGSIEPFDMTLNSGEVVGLAGLLGSGRTEIARVLFGADKSDSGSVRFGEKDAQLTSPRQAIDRGMAFCSENRKTEGIIGDLTIRENIVLALQATRGWYRYLTKTKQTEIADNYIRLLNINPPNPEHLVKNLSGGNQQKVILARWLLTEPKLLILDEPTRGIDIGAKTEIQKLILKLCEEGMSILFISSELEEVLRVSGRIAVLRDHHKVTEMQNQNISHKEIMQAIAGGGAH; this is encoded by the coding sequence ATGGCTGAACAGAAACCCAGATTAGAGATGAAAGGAATCAGCAAGAGCTTCCCCGGTGTCAGAGCTCTTTCAAATGTAGATTTTAGGCTGTTCGCAGGCGAAGTCCATGCGTTGATGGGGGAGAACGGAGCAGGAAAGTCAACATTAATCAAAACGCTGACGGGCGTCCATCCGATTGATTCGGGCGACGTGTTCCTGGACAGCAAGAAAATTTATGTAGGCAGTCCGTTAGATGCCCAGGACCAAGGGATTAGCACAGTGTATCAGGAAGTAAATCTTTGTACGAATTTATCAGTAGCCGAAAATATTTTTATTGGTCGCGAGCCGCGCAAGTTTGGACGGATCCAGTGGAAGGAAATGCAGCGTCGGGCTAAGGAGCTTCTGGAAGGCCTCCATGTCTCGATCGATGTGACCAAGTCGTTATCCGTATACTCTGTTGCCCTTCAGCAAATGGTGGCAATAGCCAGAGCGCTCAACGTTTCAGCCAAGGTGCTGATTTTGGATGAACCGACATCCAGCTTGGATACAAGGGAAGTTAACGAGTTATTTAAAGTCATGAGAAAGCTGAAAGCAGACGGTCTTGCCATTTTATTCGTTACACACTTTATGGACCAGGTTTACGAGATATCGGATCGTATCACCGTACTGCGAAATGGAGAGCTCGTAGGCGAGTATATGACAGAGGAATTGCCAAGAATTCAATTGATATCGAAGATGATCGGCAAAGAGTGGGACGCACTGGAAGATGGGCCGAAATCACAAACGAAGGAAGTTGGACAAAAAGCGCTGAAGCCGATTCTTGAAGCCAAAGGAGTTGGACGTAAGGGTTCGATTGAGCCTTTCGATATGACTTTGAATTCCGGGGAAGTCGTCGGTCTGGCGGGACTGCTGGGCTCAGGGCGTACTGAAATCGCAAGGGTGCTCTTCGGAGCGGACAAATCCGACAGCGGTTCTGTTCGATTCGGGGAAAAAGATGCGCAGCTTACGTCTCCAAGACAAGCTATTGATAGAGGCATGGCCTTCTGTTCGGAGAACCGAAAAACAGAAGGAATTATCGGCGATCTGACAATCCGTGAAAATATCGTATTGGCTCTGCAGGCAACCAGGGGCTGGTACCGTTACCTAACGAAGACGAAGCAAACGGAAATAGCTGATAACTATATTCGTCTGCTGAATATAAATCCACCTAATCCGGAGCACTTGGTTAAAAATCTGAGCGGGGGCAATCAGCAAAAGGTGATCCTTGCTAGATGGCTGCTCACAGAGCCGAAGCTGCTCATTCTTGATGAGCCTACCCGGGGTATCGATATTGGAGCCAAGACGGAAATTCAAAAACTGATTCTCAAGTTGTGCGAGGAGGGCATGTCGATTCTGTTCATTTCCTCGGAGCTTGAAGAGGTGCTGCGGGTTAGCGGAAGAATTGCAGTACTAAGGGATCATCATAAGGTTACAGAAATGCAGAATCAGAATATTAGCCACAAGGAGATTATGCAGGCTATCGCAGGAGGGGGAGCACATTGA
- a CDS encoding S-layer homology domain-containing protein, with amino-acid sequence MQKQMLLNCLISATLFISSCLTQISYASQQSYMPPIHSVWKSIGIEPPSDLRGHWSERVFQWAILNQIVEGYSDGTYQPDRLVTETEFLLIFYRAYGFHPLSHDNEVWSDAPYRLASYWRQPAQGLQNPTLREQPITRQNAAEIICAAQGVNFTGDEAINYLLNHHLANGKEDATVEGFSRNEPVTRAEAVQWMRTLKVNGCTSIQKRPTSPSDPDLLETISSVPYEKLSDYTSFTISTDDLTLQHKDKFFPLGTPKSVIETELGPATGTNVLLGYQYGRLGVHYDEAGNMDAWAISDDGTRSLLPFQSKKGISLNTIGILEVLKQYGTYGYYGSNDNLTANFFFEEVDGALIPRMSPAEITNPKDAFYIGFNFDPKTKKATFMYIASYLQAFP; translated from the coding sequence GTGCAAAAACAAATGTTGCTCAACTGTTTAATATCTGCTACTCTCTTCATCTCAAGTTGTTTGACACAAATCAGCTATGCGAGCCAACAAAGCTATATGCCTCCTATTCATTCAGTTTGGAAGTCAATAGGCATTGAACCGCCATCCGACTTGAGAGGTCATTGGTCTGAGCGCGTATTTCAATGGGCAATTTTAAATCAAATTGTCGAAGGCTACAGCGACGGCACCTATCAGCCTGATCGGTTAGTCACCGAAACTGAGTTTTTGCTTATTTTTTATCGAGCATACGGATTTCATCCTCTTTCTCATGATAATGAGGTATGGTCCGATGCCCCCTACCGTCTAGCCTCCTATTGGAGACAACCTGCACAAGGTCTTCAAAATCCCACATTAAGAGAACAGCCCATCACTAGACAGAATGCAGCAGAAATCATTTGTGCTGCTCAAGGAGTGAATTTTACAGGGGATGAAGCCATTAATTACTTATTGAACCATCATCTCGCAAACGGAAAAGAAGATGCAACCGTAGAAGGATTTAGTCGTAATGAACCGGTTACTCGTGCCGAAGCCGTTCAATGGATGCGTACTTTAAAAGTTAACGGCTGCACATCCATTCAGAAGAGACCTACTTCACCATCAGATCCTGACTTGTTAGAGACAATATCTTCAGTTCCATATGAGAAACTCTCTGATTATACTTCCTTTACAATTTCAACAGACGACTTGACTCTGCAGCATAAGGATAAATTCTTTCCACTAGGCACGCCTAAATCGGTAATAGAAACTGAACTCGGACCTGCAACAGGTACTAACGTACTTCTAGGCTACCAATATGGTCGACTAGGCGTTCATTACGATGAGGCCGGTAATATGGATGCATGGGCTATTAGTGACGATGGCACAAGATCCCTCCTTCCATTCCAATCTAAGAAGGGTATCTCTCTAAATACTATTGGTATTCTAGAAGTGCTTAAACAGTATGGAACATATGGATATTATGGAAGTAACGACAACCTGACCGCGAATTTTTTCTTTGAAGAAGTTGATGGCGCCCTAATTCCACGAATGAGCCCAGCAGAAATAACTAATCCTAAAGATGCATTCTATATTGGCTTTAATTTTGATCCAAAAACAAAGAAAGCAACCTTCATGTATATAGCTTCGTACTTGCAAGCATTTCCTTAA
- a CDS encoding response regulator, with protein MKKVFLVDDEIIVREGVRGRIDWAAEGYIYCGDAEDGEIALPLIEAAAPDIVITDIKMPFMDGLQLSKILKQKMPDIKIIILSGHDEFQYARDALRIGITEYCLKPFSSGDLLQTLAAVSKQIDAEKKKKQEIESLRQEIHKSVNASKEKLLLDLCFGSITAAEALEASSALEINVLSRFYRVILTEFVMIDAEPAAASTASLNQACCELEQRLLALGDHLHFRRNKKEWVWILKGDHPDRLEETVQHLLNQLKPDVEAVSPYRLIIGVGSIRDRIQEISSSFMEADEDRSYQRIWNKYQFIQIRGGTDSLQDFLQFDRNQLLDFLKFGEYARIKDFTDSYASGVKGYDWSNSLYGYYFLMDVTVTTAQWLKEASTDHEEILREIESCEKKIVQIRSWQEALEFIENILRMTVHFRMQLKDSSTSIVQKAKDYIHQHYDEADISLQTVASYVNTSPSYFSSLFSQETGQTFIEFVTKTRMKKAMELLKSTNAKSYEIAYQVGYQDANYFSNLFKKITGKTTKDFRKEG; from the coding sequence ATGAAAAAAGTGTTTCTGGTCGATGATGAAATTATAGTAAGAGAAGGTGTCCGGGGCCGTATCGATTGGGCTGCTGAAGGATACATTTACTGTGGAGATGCCGAGGACGGCGAGATTGCCCTGCCCCTTATCGAAGCTGCTGCACCTGATATTGTGATTACAGACATTAAAATGCCATTTATGGACGGTCTTCAGCTCAGCAAAATATTGAAACAAAAAATGCCGGATATCAAGATCATCATCCTGAGCGGTCATGATGAGTTCCAATATGCGAGAGATGCGCTGCGGATCGGCATTACGGAATACTGTCTGAAGCCATTCAGCTCCGGTGATCTATTGCAAACATTAGCAGCCGTATCCAAACAGATTGATGCCGAAAAGAAAAAGAAGCAGGAAATCGAATCTCTCCGTCAAGAAATTCATAAGTCTGTGAACGCATCCAAAGAAAAACTGCTCCTGGATTTGTGCTTTGGCTCCATCACAGCTGCAGAAGCATTGGAAGCCTCATCGGCTTTGGAAATTAATGTGCTCTCGCGCTTTTATCGGGTTATTCTGACGGAGTTTGTCATGATTGACGCCGAACCCGCCGCCGCTTCGACCGCTTCCTTAAACCAAGCCTGCTGCGAATTAGAGCAGAGGCTGCTGGCTTTAGGAGACCATCTGCATTTCCGCAGGAATAAAAAAGAATGGGTCTGGATTCTGAAAGGAGATCACCCCGATCGGTTGGAGGAAACGGTCCAACATTTGCTGAACCAGCTAAAGCCGGATGTCGAAGCGGTAAGTCCATACCGGCTTATTATTGGGGTTGGCTCGATTCGTGACAGGATTCAAGAAATATCCAGTTCTTTCATGGAAGCGGATGAAGACCGGAGCTATCAGCGCATCTGGAACAAATATCAATTTATTCAAATCCGCGGGGGAACGGATTCCCTGCAGGACTTCCTGCAGTTCGATCGCAACCAATTGCTGGATTTCTTAAAGTTCGGCGAATACGCTCGAATTAAAGATTTCACGGATAGCTACGCATCAGGCGTCAAAGGCTACGATTGGAGCAATTCCCTGTACGGTTATTACTTCTTGATGGACGTGACCGTTACGACAGCTCAATGGTTAAAGGAAGCTAGCACGGACCATGAAGAGATTTTGCGTGAAATCGAGAGTTGCGAGAAGAAAATCGTACAGATTCGCAGCTGGCAGGAAGCTCTTGAATTTATTGAGAATATATTACGTATGACCGTCCATTTCCGCATGCAGCTGAAGGACTCTTCCACAAGCATTGTGCAGAAAGCCAAGGATTATATCCATCAGCATTATGATGAAGCGGACATTTCGCTGCAGACAGTAGCATCTTATGTGAACACGAGCCCGAGCTATTTCAGCAGCCTGTTCAGTCAGGAAACAGGTCAAACCTTCATTGAATTCGTGACCAAGACACGGATGAAGAAAGCCATGGAGCTGCTAAAAAGCACGAACGCCAAGTCCTATGAAATTGCCTATCAAGTCGGATATCAGGATGCGAACTATTTCTCCAACCTGTTCAAAAAAATCACCGGCAAGACAACCAAAGACTTTCGCAAGGAGGGCTAG
- the yjfF gene encoding galactofuranose ABC transporter, permease protein YjfF — protein sequence MTSKLRIDSRYLPIVVTLGLFILMFLVGSLRYTGFFSAQVFYNLLIDNAFLIVVAVGMTFVIVSGGIDLSVGSVIALTTMISASLVQEHHVPPLVVIPLVLLVGTVFGWIMGSIIHYFELQPFIVTLAGMFLARGLCYVISIETITIDNPFYQHISQMKIPLPGGFISISVVIALVVVAIAIYLAHYTRFGRAAYAIGGNEQSAVLMGLPVAKTKILVYMLSGFCSALAGVIVTFYMLSGYGLHALGLELDTIAAVVIGGTLLTGGVGFVAGTLVGVCIQGIIQTMIMFEGTLSSWWTKIAIGVLLFLFIVLQRVLTAGKKLNKLGA from the coding sequence ATGACCAGCAAGCTTAGAATCGATTCTCGTTACCTGCCTATTGTGGTGACCTTAGGACTTTTTATTCTGATGTTTCTAGTTGGTTCTCTTCGATATACGGGGTTCTTCTCCGCTCAAGTCTTTTATAATCTGCTGATCGATAATGCATTCTTAATTGTTGTTGCCGTCGGTATGACGTTTGTTATTGTATCAGGAGGCATTGACCTATCAGTCGGTTCTGTCATTGCACTGACGACGATGATCTCCGCTAGTCTGGTACAGGAACATCATGTACCTCCGCTTGTCGTCATTCCACTTGTGTTGCTGGTTGGCACAGTGTTCGGATGGATTATGGGCAGTATTATTCATTACTTCGAATTACAGCCGTTTATCGTAACACTGGCCGGCATGTTTCTGGCGAGAGGCTTATGTTATGTGATCAGCATTGAAACGATTACCATTGATAATCCGTTCTATCAGCATATTTCTCAGATGAAGATTCCTTTGCCTGGCGGATTTATTTCGATAAGTGTCGTCATCGCTCTGGTCGTGGTAGCGATCGCTATCTATCTGGCGCATTATACGAGGTTCGGAAGAGCAGCTTATGCGATCGGTGGAAACGAACAATCTGCGGTTCTTATGGGTCTGCCGGTTGCCAAGACAAAAATCCTCGTCTACATGCTCAGCGGCTTTTGTTCGGCGCTTGCCGGCGTGATTGTCACCTTCTATATGCTCTCCGGTTATGGACTGCATGCACTAGGTCTTGAGCTAGATACTATTGCGGCCGTTGTTATCGGTGGAACACTGTTGACTGGTGGAGTGGGCTTTGTAGCAGGAACGCTCGTAGGTGTTTGTATCCAAGGCATCATTCAGACGATGATTATGTTCGAGGGAACGCTTAGCTCCTGGTGGACGAAGATCGCGATTGGGGTTCTGTTATTCCTCTTTATCGTTCTTCAGCGGGTGCTAACCGCGGGGAAAAAATTAAATAAGCTTGGTGCTTAA
- a CDS encoding sensor histidine kinase gives MMKLGKWMASSLRTKLIAMFVLLTILPLIGVGVISYQKSYTTVSEHSIASTQVTTDQLQRDIDILFQDTKKFLEIGKNNSVLHFLLTQSETYEDAKDILKMFQVYRETYKFSDSIINISIVNMYGKGISEKKGVFQAESIMMKNPHFLSLLNNPDETLIIPPVSSSIYDRLDQTEVKGHQLISLAAVIEQRVTHEVIGFIMIDLDASVVESFLNHTKIGETGYLYVTDDKGHPIFLPQHVTDPKMYATIPVMQQQKGSFIDRSTSPERFIVFSTSQLTGWKIIGDAPLKEVMRDANEIKYLILISVGFSILCTIALYYFITSQVIRPIQYLKHKMRQAASGNLEAKVKNNRSEDEISDLGSSFNSMLEQIRMLLAHSIREQEEIKKAELRTLQAQINPHFLYNTLDSIVWMAEAKKSEQVIDLVKALSHFFRITLSKGKDWIMLKDEIEHVRNYLTIQKMRYSDILDFELYIDEAIFTYRILKLTLQPIVENALYHGIKNKRRKGLITITGGFSPEGHILLEVIDNGIGMTPEQVLHLRSILEQDVQADSGFGIKNVHKRIRLYYGEPYGVAIESEYGHGTQITITIPKEGIEDEKSVSGR, from the coding sequence ATGATGAAACTTGGCAAATGGATGGCCTCCAGTCTTCGGACGAAGCTGATCGCTATGTTTGTATTGTTAACCATCCTGCCACTCATAGGGGTGGGCGTCATATCCTATCAAAAATCGTATACAACCGTTTCGGAGCACAGCATCGCTTCCACTCAGGTTACCACCGATCAATTGCAGCGGGATATCGATATTTTGTTTCAGGACACCAAGAAATTTCTGGAGATTGGCAAGAATAACAGCGTGCTTCACTTCCTGCTGACCCAGAGCGAAACTTACGAGGATGCTAAAGATATTTTGAAAATGTTTCAGGTTTACCGGGAAACCTATAAATTTAGCGACAGCATCATTAACATTTCTATTGTTAATATGTACGGCAAGGGAATCAGTGAGAAAAAAGGGGTTTTCCAGGCAGAGAGCATTATGATGAAAAATCCGCATTTTCTCAGCTTGTTGAACAATCCGGATGAAACCCTGATCATTCCACCTGTTTCTTCTTCTATATACGATCGTTTAGACCAAACGGAGGTGAAGGGCCATCAGCTCATTTCACTGGCGGCTGTGATCGAACAGCGGGTTACACATGAAGTGATCGGCTTTATTATGATCGACCTGGACGCCTCCGTCGTAGAAAGCTTCCTGAACCACACGAAAATCGGAGAAACCGGCTACCTGTACGTAACCGATGACAAGGGACATCCGATCTTTCTGCCACAGCATGTAACGGATCCCAAAATGTATGCAACTATTCCGGTCATGCAGCAGCAAAAGGGCAGCTTCATCGACCGCAGCACGTCGCCTGAGCGCTTTATCGTGTTCAGCACCTCCCAGCTTACAGGCTGGAAAATCATTGGTGATGCGCCGCTTAAGGAAGTCATGCGGGATGCGAATGAAATCAAATACTTGATCCTAATTAGTGTAGGCTTCAGTATTCTATGTACCATTGCGCTCTATTATTTCATTACATCACAGGTCATTCGCCCTATTCAGTATCTCAAGCACAAAATGCGCCAAGCCGCTTCGGGCAATCTGGAAGCCAAAGTAAAGAACAATCGCAGTGAAGACGAGATTTCGGACCTGGGCAGCAGCTTCAACAGTATGCTGGAGCAAATTCGTATGCTGCTTGCGCACAGTATCAGAGAACAGGAAGAAATTAAGAAGGCGGAGCTGCGCACCTTGCAAGCACAGATCAATCCGCACTTTCTATATAATACACTGGACTCCATCGTCTGGATGGCAGAGGCCAAGAAGAGCGAGCAGGTGATCGACTTGGTGAAAGCCCTTTCCCATTTCTTTCGGATCACACTTAGCAAGGGCAAGGATTGGATTATGCTGAAGGATGAAATCGAGCATGTCAGGAACTATTTGACGATTCAGAAGATGCGTTATAGCGATATTCTGGACTTTGAGCTCTATATTGATGAAGCTATATTTACCTACCGAATTCTGAAGCTGACTTTACAGCCTATCGTGGAAAACGCCCTCTATCACGGCATTAAAAATAAACGTCGTAAAGGATTGATCACAATTACAGGCGGCTTTTCTCCGGAAGGACACATTCTGCTCGAGGTAATCGACAACGGGATCGGCATGACGCCTGAGCAGGTACTGCACCTTCGAAGCATTTTGGAGCAAGACGTGCAAGCGGACAGCGGCTTCGGCATCAAGAATGTTCATAAGCGTATCCGGCTCTACTATGGAGAGCCTTATGGGGTTGCAATTGAAAGCGAGTACGGTCATGGGACGCAAATAACGATTACCATCCCGAAAGAGGGGATCGAAGATGAAAAAAGTGTTTCTGGTCGATGA
- a CDS encoding substrate-binding domain-containing protein, translating into MKKMKQVSAVLLSAVSLMVMSACGSSTQTNAPASTSAAKETTAAATAAATAAPAKADKKITLGFAQVGAESGWRTANTKSIQDSAKSAGIDLKFSDAQQKQENQIKAIRSFIAQKVDVIAFSPVVESGWDTVLKEAKDANIPVILTDRAVDSKDTSLYVTFMDPTSSKRVKKQVNG; encoded by the coding sequence ATGAAAAAGATGAAACAAGTAAGCGCGGTGCTTTTGTCCGCTGTATCACTGATGGTTATGTCCGCTTGCGGAAGCAGCACTCAAACAAACGCCCCGGCAAGCACTTCAGCAGCTAAAGAAACGACAGCAGCTGCAACGGCGGCGGCGACAGCAGCGCCTGCAAAAGCAGATAAGAAAATTACACTCGGCTTTGCTCAGGTAGGAGCGGAGAGCGGATGGAGAACAGCGAATACCAAATCCATCCAGGATTCGGCTAAATCAGCTGGTATTGACCTGAAATTCTCTGACGCTCAGCAAAAGCAAGAGAACCAAATCAAAGCGATTCGTTCGTTTATCGCTCAGAAGGTAGATGTAATCGCATTCTCTCCAGTAGTAGAATCCGGTTGGGATACGGTACTGAAAGAGGCGAAAGATGCGAATATTCCAGTGATTTTGACTGACCGTGCCGTTGATTCCAAAGACACATCCTTGTATGTGACATTCATGGATCCGACTTCGTCGAAGAGGGTAAAAAAGCAGGTCAATGGTTAG
- a CDS encoding ABC transporter permease produces the protein MKNRLVWALLMLVVLIVINVIKTPTFLQIELKDGHLFGSLIDILNRAAPLILISIGMTLVIATKGIDLSVGSVVAIAGAVACLFVSQHESGDSTVSTMFTAIGLALILSLVAGVWNGLLVSAIGIQPIVATLILMVAGRGLAQLITGGQIITVSMKPYSFIGAGYLAGLPFSIFIAAGIFIIALLLTRKTALGMFIESVGSNPEASRLSGIYAKSVIWIVYIFCGLCAGIAGLILSSNVSSADGNNAGLWYELDAILAVVIGGTSLNGGRFYLLGTVIGALIIQTLTTTIYSIGVPPEITLVVKAFVVLIVCLVQSDNFRKKISYLAKNRSKARQAAKKEVSA, from the coding sequence TTGAAAAACCGATTAGTCTGGGCGCTGCTGATGCTGGTTGTCCTGATTGTCATTAACGTGATCAAGACGCCGACCTTTCTCCAAATTGAACTTAAGGATGGACATTTGTTCGGAAGTCTTATTGATATTTTGAATCGCGCAGCGCCGCTCATTTTGATCTCCATCGGGATGACACTCGTTATTGCGACAAAGGGAATTGACCTGTCGGTTGGCTCCGTCGTTGCGATTGCAGGCGCAGTAGCCTGTTTGTTCGTAAGCCAGCATGAATCTGGCGATAGCACGGTATCTACGATGTTTACAGCGATCGGACTCGCTTTGATATTGTCACTGGTGGCTGGTGTTTGGAACGGACTGCTCGTTAGCGCGATTGGGATTCAGCCTATCGTCGCTACGCTTATTCTGATGGTGGCGGGCAGAGGTTTAGCTCAGCTCATCACAGGCGGACAGATCATTACCGTGTCCATGAAACCATACTCTTTTATCGGAGCAGGTTACTTAGCAGGGCTTCCATTCTCCATCTTCATCGCAGCAGGTATCTTCATTATCGCGCTGCTGTTGACGAGAAAAACCGCACTGGGCATGTTCATCGAATCGGTAGGAAGTAACCCGGAAGCGAGCCGTCTATCCGGTATTTACGCGAAGTCCGTGATTTGGATCGTCTATATCTTCTGCGGTTTATGCGCAGGTATCGCCGGACTAATTCTCAGCTCGAACGTATCGAGCGCAGACGGTAACAATGCGGGTCTATGGTATGAACTCGATGCTATTCTGGCTGTTGTTATTGGCGGCACTTCACTGAACGGCGGTCGTTTCTATCTACTCGGTACCGTTATAGGCGCCCTCATTATTCAAACGCTGACCACAACCATTTATTCCATTGGCGTACCGCCTGAAATCACGCTGGTTGTTAAGGCATTTGTCGTACTCATCGTGTGTCTTGTACAATCAGACAACTTTAGAAAGAAAATTTCTTATCTGGCAAAAAACAGATCTAAAGCAAGACAGGCAGCGAAGAAGGAGGTTTCCGCATGA
- a CDS encoding substrate-binding domain-containing protein, with protein sequence MKDKKDPINIVELQGTTGSAPAIDRKKGFEEAIKSNPNLQIVKSQTGDFTRAKGKEVMEAFLKSMKAENKKIDVLYAHNDDMALGAVQAIEEFGLKPGKDIIIITVDGTKDAFTAAKDGKINLVVECNPLLGPQLMDAVKDLLAGKTLEKRILTKEGVFTQEQAATELPNRQY encoded by the coding sequence ATGAAAGATAAGAAAGACCCGATCAACATTGTTGAGCTGCAAGGAACAACAGGCTCCGCTCCGGCTATCGATCGTAAGAAAGGCTTTGAAGAAGCCATCAAGAGCAACCCGAACCTGCAAATCGTGAAATCGCAAACAGGTGACTTCACTCGCGCTAAAGGTAAAGAAGTTATGGAAGCTTTCTTGAAGTCGATGAAGGCTGAAAACAAGAAAATCGATGTTCTGTATGCTCATAACGATGATATGGCGTTAGGCGCTGTGCAAGCGATCGAAGAGTTCGGTCTGAAACCGGGTAAAGACATTATCATTATTACAGTAGACGGTACCAAAGATGCATTCACAGCTGCTAAAGACGGTAAGATCAACCTGGTCGTAGAATGTAACCCGCTGCTCGGACCACAATTGATGGATGCAGTTAAAGATTTGTTAGCAGGTAAAACGCTGGAAAAACGTATTTTGACTAAAGAAGGCGTGTTTACACAAGAGCAAGCTGCAACTGAACTGCCTAACCGCCAGTACTAA
- a CDS encoding ribosomal maturation YjgA family protein, protein MRWKYAAATIACVVLGLCSRFYAASLPKLISDHAGDMLWASMVYFGLRFVWMNQRRSWAFTAGLLFSFSIEFSQLYQEDWIVGIRQTTLGVLILGRGFLWMDLARYTVGVGLAFVLDRYGLSKQEKI, encoded by the coding sequence ATGCGCTGGAAATATGCAGCTGCCACCATCGCTTGTGTTGTCCTGGGATTGTGCTCGCGGTTCTACGCCGCCTCGCTGCCAAAGCTGATCTCTGATCACGCCGGCGACATGCTGTGGGCGAGCATGGTCTATTTCGGCCTTCGGTTTGTCTGGATGAATCAACGCCGGTCTTGGGCCTTCACAGCCGGACTTTTGTTTAGCTTCTCGATTGAATTCAGCCAACTCTACCAGGAGGATTGGATTGTGGGAATCAGACAGACGACTCTGGGGGTACTTATCCTTGGACGGGGATTCCTATGGATGGATTTAGCGAGATATACAGTGGGTGTAGGGCTCGCATTTGTGTTGGATCGGTATGGGTTGTCTAAGCAAGAAAAAATCTAA
- a CDS encoding sugar ABC transporter substrate-binding protein, whose translation MPTILFRCIRYLPVVAACLLLVAGTGCKEAIDSTQQPTLPAINEETQHAAYTLAVIYPMSHPFFEPVTKEAEEAARQAQVNIIVKSPEEANLEQQIRMMENLIKQQVDGIAIDPVDPDALTPYINKAVEAGIKVICFDSDAPDSKRLSFIGSHNRQAGIRLGQTVAELMNGRGMIIASTGMNTMMNMREREEGFKDALKAHPDIQLLELRSNHGDPAISLQNLEEMIEAHPHFDAFVGFDSLSGPSAIMVWKAKGLTQTAVAFDDMPEILEGIRNGQLTATVSQQESRWGYLIVTRLIEAIKNKDIPAIDDSGSVVITKDNVDTFR comes from the coding sequence ATGCCTACAATCCTATTCCGCTGCATCCGTTATCTTCCCGTAGTTGCTGCATGCTTGCTGCTTGTAGCAGGAACAGGATGTAAGGAAGCTATTGATTCCACACAGCAGCCAACGCTCCCGGCAATAAATGAAGAGACGCAACATGCGGCTTATACACTCGCTGTCATATACCCAATGTCTCATCCCTTCTTTGAGCCTGTAACCAAGGAAGCAGAGGAAGCCGCCAGGCAGGCACAGGTGAACATTATCGTCAAATCTCCTGAAGAGGCGAACCTGGAACAGCAAATCCGTATGATGGAAAATTTGATCAAGCAGCAGGTCGATGGGATCGCCATCGATCCGGTTGACCCGGATGCCCTTACTCCCTATATTAATAAAGCCGTTGAAGCCGGTATTAAAGTGATTTGCTTCGATTCGGACGCTCCAGACAGCAAGCGCCTCTCCTTTATCGGCTCACATAACCGCCAGGCAGGAATTCGGCTGGGACAGACAGTGGCCGAGCTGATGAACGGCCGAGGTATGATCATCGCCAGCACAGGTATGAATACCATGATGAACATGCGGGAACGCGAAGAAGGGTTTAAAGATGCGCTTAAGGCTCACCCCGATATCCAGCTTCTGGAGCTTCGATCCAATCATGGTGATCCCGCCATCAGCTTGCAAAATCTCGAGGAAATGATCGAAGCGCATCCTCACTTTGACGCTTTCGTGGGCTTTGATTCCTTGTCCGGTCCATCGGCGATCATGGTCTGGAAGGCCAAAGGTCTGACTCAAACGGCTGTCGCCTTCGACGACATGCCCGAGATCCTTGAGGGTATCCGCAATGGCCAGCTTACGGCAACCGTATCCCAACAGGAGTCCCGTTGGGGATATTTAATCGTCACCCGACTGATCGAGGCCATCAAGAACAAGGACATCCCGGCCATTGACGATTCGGGCAGCGTTGTCATCACCAAGGACAACGTGGATACATTTCGATGA